Proteins found in one Arachis stenosperma cultivar V10309 chromosome 8, arast.V10309.gnm1.PFL2, whole genome shotgun sequence genomic segment:
- the LOC130946186 gene encoding uncharacterized protein LOC130946186, with the protein MENMQYAEELFQEFLVFRGFTNTLQSYDSELRTDLGKGFYVDKIIDLIFSFYVPKFQVDRLVALVSLLCSPKSKLLFPAFTSFTPCKPIVGTESSTSSLSMTVTSCNAHRIGLAGWVYFSVDGDDDVGLGGEVVDLIREKKVEKEAGGRDGKVTERERVRILVVVGRRVPKKGVGGMVGRRG; encoded by the coding sequence ATGGAGAACATGCAGTACGCGGAGGAGCTGTTTCAGGAGTTCCTCGTCTTCCGAGGCTTCACCAACACTCTCCAATCCTACGACTCTGAGCTCCGAACCGATCTTGGAAAGGGCTTCTATGTCGATAAGATCATCGACCTCATCTTCTCTTTCTACGTTCCTAAATTCCAAGTCGATAGGCTCGTTGCCCTCGTCTCCTTGCTATGCTCTCCAAAATCCAAACTTCTCTTCCCCGCTTTTACGTCGTTCACGCCTTGCAAGCCAATAGTAGGGACAGAGTCATCGACTTCTTCACTGTCCATGACAGTGACCTCTTGCAACGCTCACAGGATTGGACTCGCTGGttgggtgtatttttctgtCGACGGAGACGACGACGTGGGACTGGGAGGCGAGGTTGTGGACCTCATTAGGGAGAAGAAAGTAGAGAAGGAGGCGGGGGGTAGAGATGGTAAGGTGACAGAAAGAGAGAGAGTAAGAATTTTGGTTGTGGTTGGGAGGAGGGTTCCGAAGAAAGGGGTAGGAGGAATGGTAGGAAGAAGGGGATGA